The Garra rufa chromosome 8, GarRuf1.0, whole genome shotgun sequence genome has a segment encoding these proteins:
- the LOC141340760 gene encoding keratin, type I cytoskeletal 18, which translates to MEAKNSGDLNEAITNIRLQYERAVQKSREDTEAWYQNKFDNITAEVTQNTEALQAGKTELNELRRQKQSLEIDLQALHNMVRQHSDLADMRIV; encoded by the exons ATGGAGGCTAAAAACAGTGGAGACCTCAACGAGGCCATTACTAACATCCGCTTGCAGTACGAGCGAGCCGTTCAGAAGAGCCGCGAGGACACCGAAGCCTGGTATCAAAACAAA TTTGACAACATCACAGCGGAGGTGACTCAGAACACAGAAGCTCTGCAGGCAGGAAAGACAGAGCTGAACGAGCTGCGCAGGCAGAAACAATCTCTAGAAATTGACCTGCAGGCTCTGCACAACATGGTACG TCAGCACTCTGACCTGGCAGACATGCGCATCGTTTAA